One genomic segment of Pempheris klunzingeri isolate RE-2024b chromosome 21, fPemKlu1.hap1, whole genome shotgun sequence includes these proteins:
- the myl12.1 gene encoding myosin, light chain 12, genome duplicate 1 codes for MSSKRAKGKTTKKRPQRATSNVFAMFDQSQIQEFKEAFNMIDQNRDGFVDKEDLHDMLASLGKNPTDEYLEAMMMEAPGPINFTMFLTMFGEKLNGTDPEDVIRNAFACFDEEGTGFIQEDYLRELLTTMGDRFTDEEVDELFREAPIDKKSNFNYVEFTRILKHGAKDKDD; via the exons atgtcGAGCAAAAGGGCTAAGGGAAAGACCACAAAGAAGCGCCCTCAGCGCGCCACCTCCAATGTCTTCGCCATGTTCGACCAGTCCCAAATCCAGGAGTTCAAGGAGGCCTTCAACATGATTGACCAGAACCGTGATGGGTTCGTGGACAAAGAGGACCTTCACGACATGCTTGCGTCACTGG GAAAAAATCCAACTGACGAGTACCTGGAGGCCATGATGATGGAAGCTCCTGGACCCATCAACTTCACCATGTTCCTCACCATGTTTGGGGAGAAGCTGAATGGCACAGACCCGGAGGATGTGATCAGAAACGCATTTGCCTGCTTCGATGAAGAGGGAACAG GCTTCATCCAGGAAGATTACCTCAGAGAGCTGCTCACAACAATGGGCGACCGGTTTACAGACGAGGAGGTGGACGAGCTCTTCAGGGAGGCGCCCATTGACAAGAAAAGCAACTTCAACTATGTGGAGTTCACACGTATCCTAAAGCACGGTGCCAAGGATAAGGACGATTAA